In Polynucleobacter sp. TUM22923, one genomic interval encodes:
- the plsY gene encoding glycerol-3-phosphate 1-O-acyltransferase PlsY, with protein sequence MFLHFPLSLLLIPLAYCIGSISFAVVVSKCMRLPDPHSYGSGNPGATNVLRTGNKLAAVLTLIGDALKGFVAVMAARMILGDASLTSTTESWILCAVVMAVFLGHLFPVFHGFKGGKGVATACGILFGVNWILGLATLCTWVIVATFMRYSSLAALAAASFGPIYFVFLFGFQPMALALLAVCLLLMWRHRGNIRNLMNGTESRIGSNQDPKNKAPQ encoded by the coding sequence ATGTTCTTACATTTCCCCTTAAGTCTTTTATTGATTCCACTTGCGTATTGCATTGGATCTATTTCCTTTGCGGTGGTCGTCAGCAAATGCATGCGTTTGCCAGATCCCCATTCTTACGGATCGGGCAACCCCGGGGCTACCAATGTCTTGAGAACTGGCAATAAGCTTGCAGCGGTTTTAACTTTAATCGGTGATGCCCTAAAAGGCTTTGTTGCGGTAATGGCAGCCAGAATGATTTTGGGTGACGCATCGCTCACCTCAACTACAGAATCATGGATCTTATGTGCCGTGGTGATGGCAGTATTTTTAGGCCATCTGTTTCCGGTGTTCCATGGGTTCAAGGGTGGCAAGGGTGTTGCAACTGCTTGCGGTATCTTATTTGGCGTCAATTGGATTTTAGGATTGGCTACGCTCTGCACTTGGGTCATCGTCGCAACTTTTATGCGCTATTCATCTTTAGCAGCACTAGCGGCAGCATCTTTTGGCCCCATTTATTTTGTCTTTCTGTTTGGATTTCAGCCAATGGCGCTCGCGTTATTGGCTGTTTGTCTGCTCTTAATGTGGCGCCATCGTGGCAATATTCGGAATCTAATGAATGGGACTGAAAGCCGCATTGGCTCAAATCAAGACCCTAAAAACAAGGCTCCACAATGA
- a CDS encoding MAPEG family protein, protein MTIAYFCVLFMGLLPIVAAGIAKKGFEGYDNGMPRQWLAKQTGYRARANAAQANLFESLPLFFAAVIIASVQHVSQPVIDGLAIGFVAARIAYLICYLVDWPTTRSIVWLVGLICIVAIFCQI, encoded by the coding sequence ATGACCATTGCTTACTTTTGTGTTTTATTCATGGGCTTATTGCCGATCGTTGCGGCAGGTATCGCCAAAAAAGGATTTGAAGGTTATGACAATGGGATGCCTAGGCAGTGGTTAGCAAAGCAGACCGGTTACAGAGCAAGGGCTAATGCTGCACAAGCCAATCTATTTGAATCACTTCCGCTATTCTTTGCAGCAGTGATCATTGCTAGTGTTCAACATGTTTCTCAACCCGTCATTGACGGCCTAGCGATCGGATTTGTAGCGGCACGTATTGCTTATCTTATTTGCTATCTTGTTGATTGGCCCACCACAAGATCGATTGTGTGGCTTGTAGGATTGATTTGTATTGTGGCGATTTTTTGCCAGATTTAA
- a CDS encoding GTP cyclohydrolase I: MPIAKKVTNKSVIQKVAAKKVIAKSAAAKTPKASKAAASSDVGLPLSLVIRRRIQAQKARFHANDNISQFIQPGELDRLVDEVAEKMQAVLESLVIDTQSDHNTQGTSRRVAKMYVQEVFKGRFVEQPTLTKFPNVSRLNELMIIGPITVRSACSHHFCPIMGRVWIGVLPSKDSALIGLSKYSRLTEWVMCRPQIQEEAVVELADMLEKKIKPIGVAIVMDADHFCMQWRGVKDPDSKMVNSVMRGAFLKDSNLRREFLSLLEKR; this comes from the coding sequence ATGCCCATTGCAAAAAAAGTGACTAACAAGAGTGTTATCCAGAAAGTAGCCGCAAAGAAAGTGATCGCTAAGAGCGCTGCCGCTAAAACTCCTAAAGCTTCTAAAGCGGCGGCGAGCAGCGATGTGGGTTTACCCCTATCCCTGGTCATTCGTCGTCGTATTCAGGCACAAAAAGCCCGCTTTCATGCCAATGACAATATTTCACAATTTATACAGCCAGGTGAATTAGATCGCTTAGTAGATGAAGTAGCAGAAAAGATGCAGGCTGTATTAGAGAGCTTGGTGATTGATACGCAAAGCGATCACAACACCCAAGGCACTAGTCGTCGGGTAGCGAAGATGTATGTGCAGGAAGTGTTCAAAGGCCGCTTTGTAGAGCAGCCTACCCTGACTAAGTTCCCCAACGTAAGCCGCTTAAATGAGCTGATGATCATTGGACCGATTACGGTACGTAGTGCCTGTTCCCATCATTTTTGCCCGATCATGGGGCGCGTTTGGATTGGCGTTTTACCTAGCAAAGATTCTGCGCTGATTGGCTTATCTAAATACTCTCGTTTAACCGAGTGGGTGATGTGTAGGCCACAGATTCAGGAAGAGGCAGTAGTGGAATTGGCTGACATGCTAGAAAAGAAAATTAAGCCTATTGGCGTGGCTATCGTGATGGATGCAGATCATTTCTGTATGCAGTGGCGTGGAGTAAAAGATCCAGATTCTAAAATGGTGAACAGCGTGATGCGGGGTGCTTTTTTGAAAGACTCTAATTTGCGCCGAGAATTTTTATCATTACTAGAAAAACGCTAA
- a CDS encoding high-potential iron-sulfur protein — MKNSRRQFMILSAAGACTLALNGKVQAQAMVAETDPQAAALGYKAVATAVDKAKFPKYAAGQICGNCALFQGKVDAAAGGCSLFGAKQVAGKGWCSAYAKKAG, encoded by the coding sequence ATGAAAAATAGTCGTCGCCAATTCATGATTTTATCTGCTGCTGGTGCCTGTACATTGGCATTGAACGGCAAAGTTCAAGCCCAAGCTATGGTTGCAGAAACAGATCCACAAGCTGCTGCTCTAGGTTACAAAGCAGTCGCAACTGCAGTAGACAAAGCAAAATTTCCAAAATACGCCGCTGGCCAGATTTGTGGTAACTGCGCATTGTTCCAGGGTAAAGTCGATGCTGCTGCTGGTGGCTGCTCTTTGTTTGGTGCTAAGCAAGTTGCTGGTAAAGGTTGGTGCTCTGCTTACGCTAAAAAAGCAGGCTAA
- a CDS encoding DUF308 domain-containing protein, translating to MSENNTDLSATQLMAIRSAVLGAAAKVPGALIGMGILFIVLGMIGVAGQTLFSFVSINIVGAFLILAGALQASHAMKSQGWRSVGIQMVLAVMYIVAGLFIWLFPIPALEVITLWLAAIFFVTGGLRLLSAFQHRHFQEWFWLVLSSAISILMGVLIMNGYPQSSLWLPGLLIAIELLLQGWSLLFLGLAARSITK from the coding sequence ATGTCTGAAAACAACACCGATTTATCTGCAACACAACTAATGGCAATTCGGAGCGCTGTTTTAGGCGCTGCCGCTAAAGTGCCTGGAGCACTCATTGGCATGGGTATCTTATTTATCGTTTTAGGCATGATTGGTGTAGCTGGTCAAACCCTGTTCTCTTTTGTGAGTATTAATATCGTCGGAGCATTCTTAATCTTAGCTGGCGCATTACAAGCAAGTCATGCCATGAAATCCCAAGGCTGGAGGAGTGTTGGCATTCAGATGGTGCTGGCGGTGATGTATATCGTTGCTGGTTTATTTATCTGGCTATTTCCGATTCCTGCTTTAGAGGTCATCACTCTGTGGTTGGCGGCTATTTTCTTCGTTACTGGTGGACTGCGTTTGCTGTCGGCATTTCAGCATCGGCATTTTCAGGAATGGTTTTGGCTGGTGCTGTCATCAGCAATTTCTATCTTGATGGGCGTGCTCATCATGAATGGCTATCCACAGAGTAGTTTGTGGTTACCTGGATTGCTGATTGCTATTGAATTACTGCTACAAGGCTGGTCATTGCTATTCCTTGGTTTAGCTGCACGTTCGATTACGAAATAA
- a CDS encoding acyltransferase, whose protein sequence is MQSKNHFLLIDFLKLFAALLIILHHFSSYGQLAEDAKSLLPGLMGFLFDYGRYAVQIFLVMGGYLAAQSLSAKTNLRNPRVLLQLILNRYLRLFTPYLVALLLTICCAWIARFWVQDEFVGESETLGQLLAHLFFLQGILGLDSISAGAWYVAIDWQLFSIIAILMGLLPNFRSLIWVATGLIIASLLYFNRHSEYENYFIYFIGSYGLGVLAYLAKNQGDAVGSPTVDTIVTRLAQGLFGLIGVAILISSFQELWIRNLLAYCVAIALIIWGSRAYKDEKHARFHTAVLMILWGSRRSYCAFLLHFAFILLANTVYIAWGMHTHHDGLVALALMLVAVVLSWVAANYLYRLVEMPSRKLKLKF, encoded by the coding sequence TTGCAGTCAAAAAACCATTTCTTACTGATTGATTTTTTAAAGCTTTTCGCTGCTTTACTCATCATCCTGCATCATTTCTCAAGTTATGGACAGTTGGCAGAGGATGCGAAAAGTCTGCTGCCGGGCTTGATGGGCTTCTTGTTTGATTATGGGCGTTATGCAGTCCAAATCTTTTTAGTGATGGGTGGTTATTTGGCCGCTCAGTCTTTGAGCGCTAAAACCAATTTAAGAAACCCTAGAGTTTTACTACAGTTAATTCTGAATCGCTATCTGCGTTTATTTACACCATACCTAGTGGCATTGCTGTTGACGATTTGCTGTGCCTGGATAGCGCGATTTTGGGTTCAGGATGAATTTGTAGGTGAGTCAGAAACGTTAGGGCAACTACTGGCACATCTATTTTTCTTACAGGGTATTTTGGGTCTAGACTCGATATCGGCTGGTGCCTGGTACGTCGCCATTGACTGGCAGCTATTTTCAATAATAGCGATTCTGATGGGGCTCTTGCCTAATTTTCGTTCTTTGATTTGGGTGGCGACCGGGTTGATTATCGCCTCACTGCTGTATTTCAATCGCCATAGTGAGTATGAGAATTACTTTATCTACTTTATTGGTTCTTACGGTTTAGGTGTGCTGGCATACCTAGCCAAAAATCAGGGTGACGCAGTTGGCAGTCCTACCGTGGATACCATCGTGACTCGCCTAGCGCAGGGATTATTCGGTTTGATTGGGGTAGCAATTCTGATCTCTAGTTTTCAAGAACTTTGGATTCGGAATCTCTTAGCGTATTGTGTAGCGATCGCTTTGATCATCTGGGGTAGCAGGGCTTACAAAGATGAAAAGCATGCCCGATTTCATACTGCAGTGCTGATGATTTTGTGGGGTAGCCGCAGATCTTATTGTGCCTTCTTATTACACTTTGCATTCATCCTGTTGGCCAACACTGTTTATATTGCCTGGGGCATGCACACTCATCATGATGGTCTAGTGGCACTTGCTCTGATGCTGGTCGCAGTGGTGCTCAGTTGGGTAGCCGCGAATTACCTCTATCGATTGGTAGAAATGCCGTCTCGCAAGCTCAAGCTCAAGTTTTAG
- the yjgA gene encoding ribosome biogenesis factor YjgA, protein MHVNEKNRTPKKEDLDTGPSKSELKRQMTERQKLAEVLAALSSDALKSVPMDEAIKVAIAETPKIKSFEAIRRHKQYLGKLMRFLDEEELETIQKRLDAIQGVSKAETAKLHFLESYRDKLIANDEAFTAMIAQYPDMDIQNMRTLIRNARKEKEMNKPPKAYREIFRVLKDMGI, encoded by the coding sequence ATGCACGTTAACGAGAAGAACCGGACCCCAAAAAAAGAAGATCTGGATACAGGTCCCAGTAAGTCTGAACTGAAGCGTCAGATGACGGAGCGCCAAAAATTAGCTGAGGTACTGGCCGCCCTTAGTAGCGATGCACTTAAAAGTGTTCCCATGGATGAGGCGATCAAAGTAGCTATTGCTGAAACGCCTAAGATCAAAAGCTTTGAAGCCATTCGTCGTCATAAACAGTATCTTGGAAAGCTCATGCGCTTTTTAGATGAAGAAGAGCTAGAGACCATTCAAAAAAGATTGGATGCCATTCAAGGAGTCAGCAAGGCGGAAACGGCCAAACTGCATTTTTTAGAATCCTATCGTGACAAGTTGATTGCGAACGATGAGGCCTTTACTGCCATGATTGCGCAATATCCAGATATGGATATTCAGAATATGCGCACACTGATTCGTAATGCGCGTAAAGAAAAAGAAATGAATAAGCCGCCTAAAGCGTACCGCGAGATCTTTCGCGTCCTAAAGGATATGGGTATCTAA
- a CDS encoding GMC family oxidoreductase N-terminal domain-containing protein, whose translation MTQALPPQSYDYIIIGAGSAGCMLAKRLTENPAKRVLLIEAGKNDNYIWIHIPVGYLYCIDNPRADWRFKTAAEKGLNGRSLLYPRGRVLGGCSSINGMIYMRGQEGDYTSWVNATGDESWSWKNALRRYKQFEDYHGAANEWHGTGGEWTVSKQRLRWPVMDVFKQAAIEAGIPASDDFNQGDNFGVGYFDVSQRKGWRLNTAKAFLRDAAKRPNLTVITEAVVNKLLIDPVSKNCYGVEYMRDGKTITTHCNIAHQGEVILSAGAIGSVQILERSGIGAASHLQALGIPVMADLPGVGENLQDHLQLRMIYKVSGIKTLNTKANSLFGKLMIGLEYILKRSGPMSMAPSQLGAFAYSSPDQQSANVEYHVQPLSLEKFGEDLHAFNAITASVCNVRPSSRGSVHINTLDPEAPPVIAPNYLSTADDRKVAADSLRLTRKIIQSAALGPYSPDEYKPGKQYQTDEELIKAAGDIGTTIFHPVGTCKMGRDDDPMAVLDSELRVRGIHHLRVVDASAMPTITSGNTAAPTMMIAQRAAELLTGEQSALA comes from the coding sequence ATGACACAAGCCTTGCCCCCACAATCGTACGACTACATCATTATTGGCGCGGGAAGCGCTGGCTGCATGCTCGCCAAGCGTCTGACTGAGAACCCTGCCAAGCGGGTGCTCTTAATTGAGGCTGGTAAAAACGACAATTACATCTGGATACATATTCCGGTGGGCTATTTGTATTGCATAGACAACCCTCGAGCAGATTGGCGTTTTAAGACCGCAGCTGAAAAAGGACTCAATGGTCGATCGTTGCTCTATCCCCGTGGTCGGGTACTAGGGGGATGCTCCTCTATTAACGGCATGATTTATATGCGAGGCCAAGAGGGGGATTACACCTCATGGGTTAATGCAACAGGTGATGAGTCCTGGTCATGGAAAAATGCCCTGCGTCGCTATAAGCAATTCGAGGACTATCACGGTGCAGCGAATGAATGGCACGGCACAGGTGGCGAATGGACTGTATCGAAGCAACGTTTGCGTTGGCCGGTGATGGATGTCTTTAAGCAGGCGGCAATAGAGGCAGGCATTCCTGCATCAGATGACTTTAACCAAGGCGATAACTTTGGGGTTGGATACTTTGATGTTAGCCAGCGTAAAGGCTGGCGACTCAATACCGCAAAGGCATTTTTACGAGATGCAGCCAAGCGACCCAATCTTACGGTAATTACCGAAGCAGTCGTGAATAAGCTGTTGATTGATCCGGTGAGTAAAAATTGCTACGGCGTGGAATACATGCGGGATGGAAAAACGATCACGACCCATTGCAACATTGCCCATCAGGGCGAAGTAATTTTGAGTGCTGGCGCCATTGGTAGTGTGCAGATTTTAGAACGCTCTGGCATAGGCGCTGCAAGCCATCTACAGGCGCTGGGTATTCCGGTGATGGCAGACTTGCCAGGGGTGGGTGAAAACTTACAAGACCATTTGCAATTGCGCATGATCTATAAAGTCAGTGGCATTAAAACGCTGAATACCAAAGCCAATTCTCTTTTTGGAAAACTGATGATTGGTTTGGAATACATCCTGAAGCGCTCTGGTCCGATGTCGATGGCACCATCACAGCTAGGAGCCTTTGCCTATAGCTCGCCTGATCAGCAATCTGCGAATGTGGAATACCACGTACAACCCTTGTCCTTAGAAAAGTTTGGCGAAGACTTGCATGCCTTTAATGCCATTACTGCAAGTGTTTGTAATGTACGCCCCAGCTCGCGCGGAAGCGTTCATATCAATACTTTGGACCCAGAGGCGCCACCAGTCATTGCACCCAATTATTTATCCACTGCAGATGACCGTAAAGTTGCGGCTGACTCTTTGAGGCTGACGCGTAAGATCATTCAGAGTGCTGCACTTGGGCCTTATTCCCCAGATGAATACAAGCCCGGTAAGCAATATCAAACAGACGAAGAGTTGATCAAGGCTGCTGGTGATATTGGTACTACCATCTTTCATCCGGTGGGCACTTGCAAGATGGGGCGCGATGATGACCCAATGGCCGTGCTGGATTCTGAGCTGCGGGTACGAGGCATTCATCATCTGCGGGTTGTGGATGCTTCCGCAATGCCCACCATTACCTCGGGTAATACGGCGGCACCGACCATGATGATTGCGCAACGCGCTGCAGAATTACTTACTGGTGAACAGTCCGCACTGGCATGA
- a CDS encoding EamA family transporter — translation MNSPHWHEQMRNPLTNELTNALTNQPSNQPPNQLPASHLLLALGIVAVWGTNFVVIKNCLAAFPPFYFAALRYLFALLPLVFFLPKPKVSWANLCIYGLATGVGQFGVMYYAIHSDISPGLASLVIQTQVFFTIGFAMFFAQEGLKRYQAVAVGVSFIGLVIIAMHTDATTTFLGLALVVFAGLSWGIANTVSRKAGSINMLAYVVWASAFSIPPLVLIALMFEGGAGHLWEVTLAASWGAWVGVLWQSWGNTLFGYAAWGWLLSKHPAALVAPAPLLVPIFGMGASAFFLGEALPGWKLMAAGLVIAGLIVNLFWPVLEARFRQRF, via the coding sequence GTGAACAGTCCGCACTGGCATGAACAGATGCGCAATCCACTGACCAATGAATTGACCAATGCATTGACTAATCAGCCATCCAATCAACCACCCAATCAACTACCAGCAAGCCATCTGCTATTAGCTTTGGGTATTGTGGCGGTTTGGGGCACTAATTTTGTTGTGATTAAAAATTGCCTTGCTGCGTTTCCACCGTTTTATTTTGCTGCGCTGCGATATTTATTTGCCTTATTGCCACTGGTATTTTTTCTACCAAAGCCAAAGGTGTCATGGGCTAACTTATGTATTTATGGCTTAGCGACTGGGGTGGGGCAGTTTGGGGTGATGTATTACGCCATTCATAGTGACATTTCGCCTGGTTTGGCCTCTTTGGTCATTCAAACCCAGGTATTTTTTACCATTGGTTTTGCGATGTTTTTTGCCCAAGAGGGTTTGAAGCGCTATCAAGCAGTTGCAGTGGGCGTGTCATTTATCGGCTTGGTCATTATTGCCATGCATACCGACGCCACCACCACCTTCCTAGGGCTGGCTTTAGTTGTCTTTGCGGGCCTCTCCTGGGGAATTGCGAATACCGTCAGTCGCAAAGCGGGCTCTATTAATATGCTGGCCTACGTGGTCTGGGCTAGCGCCTTCTCCATTCCACCCTTAGTGTTGATAGCGCTGATGTTCGAGGGTGGGGCCGGGCATTTATGGGAAGTCACTTTGGCTGCATCTTGGGGGGCTTGGGTCGGAGTCTTATGGCAATCCTGGGGAAACACGCTGTTTGGTTATGCGGCCTGGGGCTGGCTTCTTTCAAAGCATCCCGCAGCCTTAGTCGCACCCGCCCCCTTACTGGTACCCATTTTTGGAATGGGGGCATCTGCTTTTTTCTTGGGTGAGGCTTTGCCAGGCTGGAAGCTGATGGCCGCTGGGTTGGTCATTGCCGGTTTGATTGTGAATCTCTTTTGGCCCGTACTTGAGGCTCGGTTTCGCCAGCGCTTTTAG